The Lutra lutra chromosome 10, mLutLut1.2, whole genome shotgun sequence genome contains a region encoding:
- the APBB1 gene encoding amyloid beta precursor protein binding family B member 1 isoform X2, with protein sequence MAPLRATPPTPPPRARLRRSGRGPAARALQGGGCCDGEAAAELEPRSLSHLRHLGLGPPHAGSAKAMSVPSSLSQSAINANSHGGPALSLPLPLHAAHNQLLNSKLQVTAVGPKDLRSAMGEGGGPEPGPANAKWLKEGQNQLRRAATAHRDQNRNVTLTLAEEASQEPEMAPLGPKGLMHLYSELELSAHNAANRGLRGSGLIISTQEQGPDEGEEKAAGEAEEDDEEEDEEEEEEDLSSPQGLPEPPESVEVPPRPQALADGPRDHSKSASLLFGMRNSAASDEDSSWATLSQGSPSYGSPEDTDSFWNPNAFETDSDLPAGWMRVQDTSGTYYWHIPTGTTQWEPPGRASPSQGSSPQEESQLTWTGFAHREGFEDGEFWKDEPSEEAPMDLGLKDPEEGTLPFPAQSLSPEPLPQEEEKLPPRNANPGIKCFAVRSLGWVEMTEEELAPGRSSVAVNNCIRQLSYHKNNLHDPMSGGWGEGKDLLLQLEDETLKLVEPQSQALLHAQPIISIRVWGVGRDSGRERDFAYVARDKLTQMLKCHVFRCEAPAKNIATSLHEICSKIMAERRNARCLVNGLSLDHSKLVDVPFQVEFPAPKNELVQKFQVYYLGNVPVAKPVGVDVINGALESVLSSSSREQWTPSHVSVAPATLTILHQQTEAVLGECRVRFLSFLAVGRDVHTFAFIMAAGPASFCCHMFWCEPNAASLSEAVQAACMLRYQKCLDARSQASTSCLPAPPAESVARRVGWTVRRGVQSLWGSLKPKRLGAHTP encoded by the exons ATGGCGCCTCTCCGcgcaacccccccaacccccccgccccgcgcgcgCCTCCGCCGCTCGGGACGCGGCCCCGCGGCCCGCGCGCTCCAGGGCGGGGGATGTTGTGATGGAGAAGCCGCCGCGGAGCTGGAGCCCCGCAGTCTGAGCCACCTCCGCCACCTGGGCCTGGGGCCTCCCCACGCAG GATCTGCCAAGGCCATGTCTGTTCCGTCATCACTGAGCCAGTCGGCCATTAATGCCAACAGCCACGGAGGCCCCGCTCTGAGCCTACCCCTGCCCCTGCACGCTGCCCACAACCAGCTGCTCAACTCCAAGCTGCAGGTCACGGCTGTGGGACCCAAGGACCTGCGCAGtgccatgggggaggggggtgggcctGAGCCAGGCCCTGCCAATGCCAAATGGCTAAAGGAGGGTCAGAACCAGCTCCGGCGGGCTGCCACAGCCCATCGTGACCAGAACCGCAACGTGACCTTGACCCTGGCAGAGGAGGCCAGTCAGGAGCCTGAGATGGCACCCTTGGGCCCCAAAGGCCTGATGCACCTGTACTCTGAGCTGGAGCTCTCTGCCCACAATGCGGCCAACAGAGGGCTCCGAGGATCTGGCCTGATCATCAGCACCCAAGAGCAGGGGCCggatgaaggagaggagaaggcagcagGGGAGGCCGAGGAGGATGATGAGgaagaggacgaggaggaggaggaggaggacttgTCTTCTCCCCAAGGGCTGCCTGAGCCCCCAGAGAGTGTGGAGGTGCCTCCCAGACCCCAGGCCCTTGCCGACGGTCCCCGAGATCACAGCAAGAGTGCCAGCCTCCTGTTTGGCATGCGGAACAGTGCGGCCAGTGACGAGGACTCAAGCTGGGCTACCTTATCCCAGGGCAGCCCCTCCTACGGCTCCCCGGAGGACACAG ATTCCTTCTGGAACCCCAACGCCTTCGAGACGGATTCCGACCTGCCGGCTGGATGGATGAGGGTCCAGGATACCTCAGGGACCTACTACTGGCACATCCCAACAGGGACCACCCAGTGGGAGCCCCCGGGCCGGGCCTCTCCCTCACAGGGGAGCAGCCCCCAAGAGGAGTCTCAG CTCACTTGGACAGGCTTTGCCCACAGAGAAGGCTTTGAGGATGGAGAATTTTGGAAG GATGAACCCAGTGAGGAGGCTCCTATGGATTTGGGACTGAAGGACCCTGAGGAGGGGACATTGCCCTTCCCAGCTCAGAGTCTCAG CCCAGAGCCATTACCCCAAGAGGAGGAGAAGCTGCCTCCACGGAATGCCAACCCAGGGATCAAG TGTTTCGCCGTGCGCTCCCTAGGCTGGGTGGAGATGACCGAGGAGGAGCTGGCTCCTGGACGCAGCAGCGTGGCTGTCAACAACTGCATCCGGCAGCTCTCCTACCACAAAAACAATCTGCATGACCCCAtgtctgggggctggggggag GGAAAGGACCTGCTGCTACAGCTGGAAGACGAGACACTAAAGCTGGTGGAGCCGCAGAGTCAGGCGCTACTGCATGCCCAGCCCATCATCAGCATCCGCGTCTGGGGCGTCGGGCGGGACAGTGGAAG AGAGAG ggACTTTGCCTACGTAGCTCGAGATAAGCTGACCCAGATGCTCAAGTGCCACGTGTTTCGCTGTGAGGCACCTGCCAAGAACATCGCCACCAGCCTGCATGAGATCTGCTCTAAG aTCATGGCCGAAAGGCGTAATGCCCGCTGCTTGGTAAATGGACTCTCCCTGGACCACTCTAAACTGGTGGATGTCCCTTTCCAAG TGGAATTTCCAGCACCTAAGAATGAGTTGGTACAAAAGTTCCAAGTCTATTACCTGGGGAATGTGCCTGTTGCTAAACCTGTTG GAGTGGATGTGATAAATGGGGCCCTGGAGTCTGTCCTGTCTTCCAGTAGCCGTGAGCAGTGGACCCCAAGTCACGTCAGTGTGGCTCCTGCTACCCTTACCATCTTGCATCAGCAG ACGGAAGCAGTGCTGGGGGAATGTCGGGTGcgtttcctctccttcctggctGTGGGCAGAGATGTCCACACATTTGCATTCATCATGGCTGCCGGCCCAGCCTCCTTCTGCTGCCACATGTTCTGGTGTGAGCCCAATGCTGCCAGCCTCTCAGAGGCCGTGCAGGCTGCGTGCATG CTCCGCTACCAGAAGTGTCTGGATGCACGCTCCCAGGCCtccacctcctgcctcccagcaCCCCCTGCTGAGTCTGTTGCCCGGCGTGTAGGGTGGACTGTCCGCAGGGGCGTTCAGTCGTTGTGGGGTTCCCTCAAGCCCAAACGCCTGGGGGCCCATACCCCCTGA
- the APBB1 gene encoding amyloid beta precursor protein binding family B member 1 isoform X7: protein MRVQDTSGTYYWHIPTGTTQWEPPGRASPSQGSSPQEESQLTWTGFAHREGFEDGEFWKDEPSEEAPMDLGLKDPEEGTLPFPAQSLSPEPLPQEEEKLPPRNANPGIKCFAVRSLGWVEMTEEELAPGRSSVAVNNCIRQLSYHKNNLHDPMSGGWGEGKDLLLQLEDETLKLVEPQSQALLHAQPIISIRVWGVGRDSGRDFAYVARDKLTQMLKCHVFRCEAPAKNIATSLHEICSKIMAERRNARCLVNGLSLDHSKLVDVPFQVEFPAPKNELVQKFQVYYLGNVPVAKPVGVDVINGALESVLSSSSREQWTPSHVSVAPATLTILHQQTEAVLGECRVRFLSFLAVGRDVHTFAFIMAAGPASFCCHMFWCEPNAASLSEAVQAACMLRYQKCLDARSQASTSCLPAPPAESVARRVGWTVRRGVQSLWGSLKPKRLGAHTP from the exons ATGAGGGTCCAGGATACCTCAGGGACCTACTACTGGCACATCCCAACAGGGACCACCCAGTGGGAGCCCCCGGGCCGGGCCTCTCCCTCACAGGGGAGCAGCCCCCAAGAGGAGTCTCAG CTCACTTGGACAGGCTTTGCCCACAGAGAAGGCTTTGAGGATGGAGAATTTTGGAAG GATGAACCCAGTGAGGAGGCTCCTATGGATTTGGGACTGAAGGACCCTGAGGAGGGGACATTGCCCTTCCCAGCTCAGAGTCTCAG CCCAGAGCCATTACCCCAAGAGGAGGAGAAGCTGCCTCCACGGAATGCCAACCCAGGGATCAAG TGTTTCGCCGTGCGCTCCCTAGGCTGGGTGGAGATGACCGAGGAGGAGCTGGCTCCTGGACGCAGCAGCGTGGCTGTCAACAACTGCATCCGGCAGCTCTCCTACCACAAAAACAATCTGCATGACCCCAtgtctgggggctggggggag GGAAAGGACCTGCTGCTACAGCTGGAAGACGAGACACTAAAGCTGGTGGAGCCGCAGAGTCAGGCGCTACTGCATGCCCAGCCCATCATCAGCATCCGCGTCTGGGGCGTCGGGCGGGACAGTGGAAG ggACTTTGCCTACGTAGCTCGAGATAAGCTGACCCAGATGCTCAAGTGCCACGTGTTTCGCTGTGAGGCACCTGCCAAGAACATCGCCACCAGCCTGCATGAGATCTGCTCTAAG aTCATGGCCGAAAGGCGTAATGCCCGCTGCTTGGTAAATGGACTCTCCCTGGACCACTCTAAACTGGTGGATGTCCCTTTCCAAG TGGAATTTCCAGCACCTAAGAATGAGTTGGTACAAAAGTTCCAAGTCTATTACCTGGGGAATGTGCCTGTTGCTAAACCTGTTG GAGTGGATGTGATAAATGGGGCCCTGGAGTCTGTCCTGTCTTCCAGTAGCCGTGAGCAGTGGACCCCAAGTCACGTCAGTGTGGCTCCTGCTACCCTTACCATCTTGCATCAGCAG ACGGAAGCAGTGCTGGGGGAATGTCGGGTGcgtttcctctccttcctggctGTGGGCAGAGATGTCCACACATTTGCATTCATCATGGCTGCCGGCCCAGCCTCCTTCTGCTGCCACATGTTCTGGTGTGAGCCCAATGCTGCCAGCCTCTCAGAGGCCGTGCAGGCTGCGTGCATG CTCCGCTACCAGAAGTGTCTGGATGCACGCTCCCAGGCCtccacctcctgcctcccagcaCCCCCTGCTGAGTCTGTTGCCCGGCGTGTAGGGTGGACTGTCCGCAGGGGCGTTCAGTCGTTGTGGGGTTCCCTCAAGCCCAAACGCCTGGGGGCCCATACCCCCTGA
- the APBB1 gene encoding amyloid beta precursor protein binding family B member 1 isoform X6, translating to MRVQDTSGTYYWHIPTGTTQWEPPGRASPSQGSSPQEESQLTWTGFAHREGFEDGEFWKDEPSEEAPMDLGLKDPEEGTLPFPAQSLSPEPLPQEEEKLPPRNANPGIKCFAVRSLGWVEMTEEELAPGRSSVAVNNCIRQLSYHKNNLHDPMSGGWGEGKDLLLQLEDETLKLVEPQSQALLHAQPIISIRVWGVGRDSGRERDFAYVARDKLTQMLKCHVFRCEAPAKNIATSLHEICSKIMAERRNARCLVNGLSLDHSKLVDVPFQVEFPAPKNELVQKFQVYYLGNVPVAKPVGVDVINGALESVLSSSSREQWTPSHVSVAPATLTILHQQTEAVLGECRVRFLSFLAVGRDVHTFAFIMAAGPASFCCHMFWCEPNAASLSEAVQAACMLRYQKCLDARSQASTSCLPAPPAESVARRVGWTVRRGVQSLWGSLKPKRLGAHTP from the exons ATGAGGGTCCAGGATACCTCAGGGACCTACTACTGGCACATCCCAACAGGGACCACCCAGTGGGAGCCCCCGGGCCGGGCCTCTCCCTCACAGGGGAGCAGCCCCCAAGAGGAGTCTCAG CTCACTTGGACAGGCTTTGCCCACAGAGAAGGCTTTGAGGATGGAGAATTTTGGAAG GATGAACCCAGTGAGGAGGCTCCTATGGATTTGGGACTGAAGGACCCTGAGGAGGGGACATTGCCCTTCCCAGCTCAGAGTCTCAG CCCAGAGCCATTACCCCAAGAGGAGGAGAAGCTGCCTCCACGGAATGCCAACCCAGGGATCAAG TGTTTCGCCGTGCGCTCCCTAGGCTGGGTGGAGATGACCGAGGAGGAGCTGGCTCCTGGACGCAGCAGCGTGGCTGTCAACAACTGCATCCGGCAGCTCTCCTACCACAAAAACAATCTGCATGACCCCAtgtctgggggctggggggag GGAAAGGACCTGCTGCTACAGCTGGAAGACGAGACACTAAAGCTGGTGGAGCCGCAGAGTCAGGCGCTACTGCATGCCCAGCCCATCATCAGCATCCGCGTCTGGGGCGTCGGGCGGGACAGTGGAAG AGAGAG ggACTTTGCCTACGTAGCTCGAGATAAGCTGACCCAGATGCTCAAGTGCCACGTGTTTCGCTGTGAGGCACCTGCCAAGAACATCGCCACCAGCCTGCATGAGATCTGCTCTAAG aTCATGGCCGAAAGGCGTAATGCCCGCTGCTTGGTAAATGGACTCTCCCTGGACCACTCTAAACTGGTGGATGTCCCTTTCCAAG TGGAATTTCCAGCACCTAAGAATGAGTTGGTACAAAAGTTCCAAGTCTATTACCTGGGGAATGTGCCTGTTGCTAAACCTGTTG GAGTGGATGTGATAAATGGGGCCCTGGAGTCTGTCCTGTCTTCCAGTAGCCGTGAGCAGTGGACCCCAAGTCACGTCAGTGTGGCTCCTGCTACCCTTACCATCTTGCATCAGCAG ACGGAAGCAGTGCTGGGGGAATGTCGGGTGcgtttcctctccttcctggctGTGGGCAGAGATGTCCACACATTTGCATTCATCATGGCTGCCGGCCCAGCCTCCTTCTGCTGCCACATGTTCTGGTGTGAGCCCAATGCTGCCAGCCTCTCAGAGGCCGTGCAGGCTGCGTGCATG CTCCGCTACCAGAAGTGTCTGGATGCACGCTCCCAGGCCtccacctcctgcctcccagcaCCCCCTGCTGAGTCTGTTGCCCGGCGTGTAGGGTGGACTGTCCGCAGGGGCGTTCAGTCGTTGTGGGGTTCCCTCAAGCCCAAACGCCTGGGGGCCCATACCCCCTGA
- the APBB1 gene encoding amyloid beta precursor protein binding family B member 1 isoform X1, with protein MAPLRATPPTPPPRARLRRSGRGPAARALQGGGCCDGEAAAELEPRSLSHLRHLGLGPPHAGSAKAMSVPSSLSQSAINANSHGGPALSLPLPLHAAHNQLLNSKLQVTAVGPKDLRSAMGEGGGPEPGPANAKWLKEGQNQLRRAATAHRDQNRNVTLTLAEEASQEPEMAPLGPKGLMHLYSELELSAHNAANRGLRGSGLIISTQEQGPDEGEEKAAGEAEEDDEEEDEEEEEEDLSSPQGLPEPPESVEVPPRPQALADGPRDHSKSASLLFGMRNSAASDEDSSWATLSQGSPSYGSPEDTADSFWNPNAFETDSDLPAGWMRVQDTSGTYYWHIPTGTTQWEPPGRASPSQGSSPQEESQLTWTGFAHREGFEDGEFWKDEPSEEAPMDLGLKDPEEGTLPFPAQSLSPEPLPQEEEKLPPRNANPGIKCFAVRSLGWVEMTEEELAPGRSSVAVNNCIRQLSYHKNNLHDPMSGGWGEGKDLLLQLEDETLKLVEPQSQALLHAQPIISIRVWGVGRDSGRERDFAYVARDKLTQMLKCHVFRCEAPAKNIATSLHEICSKIMAERRNARCLVNGLSLDHSKLVDVPFQVEFPAPKNELVQKFQVYYLGNVPVAKPVGVDVINGALESVLSSSSREQWTPSHVSVAPATLTILHQQTEAVLGECRVRFLSFLAVGRDVHTFAFIMAAGPASFCCHMFWCEPNAASLSEAVQAACMLRYQKCLDARSQASTSCLPAPPAESVARRVGWTVRRGVQSLWGSLKPKRLGAHTP; from the exons ATGGCGCCTCTCCGcgcaacccccccaacccccccgccccgcgcgcgCCTCCGCCGCTCGGGACGCGGCCCCGCGGCCCGCGCGCTCCAGGGCGGGGGATGTTGTGATGGAGAAGCCGCCGCGGAGCTGGAGCCCCGCAGTCTGAGCCACCTCCGCCACCTGGGCCTGGGGCCTCCCCACGCAG GATCTGCCAAGGCCATGTCTGTTCCGTCATCACTGAGCCAGTCGGCCATTAATGCCAACAGCCACGGAGGCCCCGCTCTGAGCCTACCCCTGCCCCTGCACGCTGCCCACAACCAGCTGCTCAACTCCAAGCTGCAGGTCACGGCTGTGGGACCCAAGGACCTGCGCAGtgccatgggggaggggggtgggcctGAGCCAGGCCCTGCCAATGCCAAATGGCTAAAGGAGGGTCAGAACCAGCTCCGGCGGGCTGCCACAGCCCATCGTGACCAGAACCGCAACGTGACCTTGACCCTGGCAGAGGAGGCCAGTCAGGAGCCTGAGATGGCACCCTTGGGCCCCAAAGGCCTGATGCACCTGTACTCTGAGCTGGAGCTCTCTGCCCACAATGCGGCCAACAGAGGGCTCCGAGGATCTGGCCTGATCATCAGCACCCAAGAGCAGGGGCCggatgaaggagaggagaaggcagcagGGGAGGCCGAGGAGGATGATGAGgaagaggacgaggaggaggaggaggaggacttgTCTTCTCCCCAAGGGCTGCCTGAGCCCCCAGAGAGTGTGGAGGTGCCTCCCAGACCCCAGGCCCTTGCCGACGGTCCCCGAGATCACAGCAAGAGTGCCAGCCTCCTGTTTGGCATGCGGAACAGTGCGGCCAGTGACGAGGACTCAAGCTGGGCTACCTTATCCCAGGGCAGCCCCTCCTACGGCTCCCCGGAGGACACAG CAGATTCCTTCTGGAACCCCAACGCCTTCGAGACGGATTCCGACCTGCCGGCTGGATGGATGAGGGTCCAGGATACCTCAGGGACCTACTACTGGCACATCCCAACAGGGACCACCCAGTGGGAGCCCCCGGGCCGGGCCTCTCCCTCACAGGGGAGCAGCCCCCAAGAGGAGTCTCAG CTCACTTGGACAGGCTTTGCCCACAGAGAAGGCTTTGAGGATGGAGAATTTTGGAAG GATGAACCCAGTGAGGAGGCTCCTATGGATTTGGGACTGAAGGACCCTGAGGAGGGGACATTGCCCTTCCCAGCTCAGAGTCTCAG CCCAGAGCCATTACCCCAAGAGGAGGAGAAGCTGCCTCCACGGAATGCCAACCCAGGGATCAAG TGTTTCGCCGTGCGCTCCCTAGGCTGGGTGGAGATGACCGAGGAGGAGCTGGCTCCTGGACGCAGCAGCGTGGCTGTCAACAACTGCATCCGGCAGCTCTCCTACCACAAAAACAATCTGCATGACCCCAtgtctgggggctggggggag GGAAAGGACCTGCTGCTACAGCTGGAAGACGAGACACTAAAGCTGGTGGAGCCGCAGAGTCAGGCGCTACTGCATGCCCAGCCCATCATCAGCATCCGCGTCTGGGGCGTCGGGCGGGACAGTGGAAG AGAGAG ggACTTTGCCTACGTAGCTCGAGATAAGCTGACCCAGATGCTCAAGTGCCACGTGTTTCGCTGTGAGGCACCTGCCAAGAACATCGCCACCAGCCTGCATGAGATCTGCTCTAAG aTCATGGCCGAAAGGCGTAATGCCCGCTGCTTGGTAAATGGACTCTCCCTGGACCACTCTAAACTGGTGGATGTCCCTTTCCAAG TGGAATTTCCAGCACCTAAGAATGAGTTGGTACAAAAGTTCCAAGTCTATTACCTGGGGAATGTGCCTGTTGCTAAACCTGTTG GAGTGGATGTGATAAATGGGGCCCTGGAGTCTGTCCTGTCTTCCAGTAGCCGTGAGCAGTGGACCCCAAGTCACGTCAGTGTGGCTCCTGCTACCCTTACCATCTTGCATCAGCAG ACGGAAGCAGTGCTGGGGGAATGTCGGGTGcgtttcctctccttcctggctGTGGGCAGAGATGTCCACACATTTGCATTCATCATGGCTGCCGGCCCAGCCTCCTTCTGCTGCCACATGTTCTGGTGTGAGCCCAATGCTGCCAGCCTCTCAGAGGCCGTGCAGGCTGCGTGCATG CTCCGCTACCAGAAGTGTCTGGATGCACGCTCCCAGGCCtccacctcctgcctcccagcaCCCCCTGCTGAGTCTGTTGCCCGGCGTGTAGGGTGGACTGTCCGCAGGGGCGTTCAGTCGTTGTGGGGTTCCCTCAAGCCCAAACGCCTGGGGGCCCATACCCCCTGA
- the APBB1 gene encoding amyloid beta precursor protein binding family B member 1 isoform X3: protein MAPLRATPPTPPPRARLRRSGRGPAARALQGGGCCDGEAAAELEPRSLSHLRHLGLGPPHAGSAKAMSVPSSLSQSAINANSHGGPALSLPLPLHAAHNQLLNSKLQVTAVGPKDLRSAMGEGGGPEPGPANAKWLKEGQNQLRRAATAHRDQNRNVTLTLAEEASQEPEMAPLGPKGLMHLYSELELSAHNAANRGLRGSGLIISTQEQGPDEGEEKAAGEAEEDDEEEDEEEEEEDLSSPQGLPEPPESVEVPPRPQALADGPRDHSKSASLLFGMRNSAASDEDSSWATLSQGSPSYGSPEDTADSFWNPNAFETDSDLPAGWMRVQDTSGTYYWHIPTGTTQWEPPGRASPSQGSSPQEESQLTWTGFAHREGFEDGEFWKDEPSEEAPMDLGLKDPEEGTLPFPAQSLSPEPLPQEEEKLPPRNANPGIKCFAVRSLGWVEMTEEELAPGRSSVAVNNCIRQLSYHKNNLHDPMSGGWGEGKDLLLQLEDETLKLVEPQSQALLHAQPIISIRVWGVGRDSGRDFAYVARDKLTQMLKCHVFRCEAPAKNIATSLHEICSKIMAERRNARCLVNGLSLDHSKLVDVPFQVEFPAPKNELVQKFQVYYLGNVPVAKPVGVDVINGALESVLSSSSREQWTPSHVSVAPATLTILHQQTEAVLGECRVRFLSFLAVGRDVHTFAFIMAAGPASFCCHMFWCEPNAASLSEAVQAACMLRYQKCLDARSQASTSCLPAPPAESVARRVGWTVRRGVQSLWGSLKPKRLGAHTP from the exons ATGGCGCCTCTCCGcgcaacccccccaacccccccgccccgcgcgcgCCTCCGCCGCTCGGGACGCGGCCCCGCGGCCCGCGCGCTCCAGGGCGGGGGATGTTGTGATGGAGAAGCCGCCGCGGAGCTGGAGCCCCGCAGTCTGAGCCACCTCCGCCACCTGGGCCTGGGGCCTCCCCACGCAG GATCTGCCAAGGCCATGTCTGTTCCGTCATCACTGAGCCAGTCGGCCATTAATGCCAACAGCCACGGAGGCCCCGCTCTGAGCCTACCCCTGCCCCTGCACGCTGCCCACAACCAGCTGCTCAACTCCAAGCTGCAGGTCACGGCTGTGGGACCCAAGGACCTGCGCAGtgccatgggggaggggggtgggcctGAGCCAGGCCCTGCCAATGCCAAATGGCTAAAGGAGGGTCAGAACCAGCTCCGGCGGGCTGCCACAGCCCATCGTGACCAGAACCGCAACGTGACCTTGACCCTGGCAGAGGAGGCCAGTCAGGAGCCTGAGATGGCACCCTTGGGCCCCAAAGGCCTGATGCACCTGTACTCTGAGCTGGAGCTCTCTGCCCACAATGCGGCCAACAGAGGGCTCCGAGGATCTGGCCTGATCATCAGCACCCAAGAGCAGGGGCCggatgaaggagaggagaaggcagcagGGGAGGCCGAGGAGGATGATGAGgaagaggacgaggaggaggaggaggaggacttgTCTTCTCCCCAAGGGCTGCCTGAGCCCCCAGAGAGTGTGGAGGTGCCTCCCAGACCCCAGGCCCTTGCCGACGGTCCCCGAGATCACAGCAAGAGTGCCAGCCTCCTGTTTGGCATGCGGAACAGTGCGGCCAGTGACGAGGACTCAAGCTGGGCTACCTTATCCCAGGGCAGCCCCTCCTACGGCTCCCCGGAGGACACAG CAGATTCCTTCTGGAACCCCAACGCCTTCGAGACGGATTCCGACCTGCCGGCTGGATGGATGAGGGTCCAGGATACCTCAGGGACCTACTACTGGCACATCCCAACAGGGACCACCCAGTGGGAGCCCCCGGGCCGGGCCTCTCCCTCACAGGGGAGCAGCCCCCAAGAGGAGTCTCAG CTCACTTGGACAGGCTTTGCCCACAGAGAAGGCTTTGAGGATGGAGAATTTTGGAAG GATGAACCCAGTGAGGAGGCTCCTATGGATTTGGGACTGAAGGACCCTGAGGAGGGGACATTGCCCTTCCCAGCTCAGAGTCTCAG CCCAGAGCCATTACCCCAAGAGGAGGAGAAGCTGCCTCCACGGAATGCCAACCCAGGGATCAAG TGTTTCGCCGTGCGCTCCCTAGGCTGGGTGGAGATGACCGAGGAGGAGCTGGCTCCTGGACGCAGCAGCGTGGCTGTCAACAACTGCATCCGGCAGCTCTCCTACCACAAAAACAATCTGCATGACCCCAtgtctgggggctggggggag GGAAAGGACCTGCTGCTACAGCTGGAAGACGAGACACTAAAGCTGGTGGAGCCGCAGAGTCAGGCGCTACTGCATGCCCAGCCCATCATCAGCATCCGCGTCTGGGGCGTCGGGCGGGACAGTGGAAG ggACTTTGCCTACGTAGCTCGAGATAAGCTGACCCAGATGCTCAAGTGCCACGTGTTTCGCTGTGAGGCACCTGCCAAGAACATCGCCACCAGCCTGCATGAGATCTGCTCTAAG aTCATGGCCGAAAGGCGTAATGCCCGCTGCTTGGTAAATGGACTCTCCCTGGACCACTCTAAACTGGTGGATGTCCCTTTCCAAG TGGAATTTCCAGCACCTAAGAATGAGTTGGTACAAAAGTTCCAAGTCTATTACCTGGGGAATGTGCCTGTTGCTAAACCTGTTG GAGTGGATGTGATAAATGGGGCCCTGGAGTCTGTCCTGTCTTCCAGTAGCCGTGAGCAGTGGACCCCAAGTCACGTCAGTGTGGCTCCTGCTACCCTTACCATCTTGCATCAGCAG ACGGAAGCAGTGCTGGGGGAATGTCGGGTGcgtttcctctccttcctggctGTGGGCAGAGATGTCCACACATTTGCATTCATCATGGCTGCCGGCCCAGCCTCCTTCTGCTGCCACATGTTCTGGTGTGAGCCCAATGCTGCCAGCCTCTCAGAGGCCGTGCAGGCTGCGTGCATG CTCCGCTACCAGAAGTGTCTGGATGCACGCTCCCAGGCCtccacctcctgcctcccagcaCCCCCTGCTGAGTCTGTTGCCCGGCGTGTAGGGTGGACTGTCCGCAGGGGCGTTCAGTCGTTGTGGGGTTCCCTCAAGCCCAAACGCCTGGGGGCCCATACCCCCTGA